A DNA window from Sandaracinaceae bacterium contains the following coding sequences:
- a CDS encoding 3-hydroxyacyl-CoA dehydrogenase/enoyl-CoA hydratase family protein, giving the protein MSPPVRGLADGAVRPEAFGRQPFRPSFPLGPHRHHTRSVTDAGRRTSMTKPIRRVGVVGSGVMGSGIAAHMANAGLEVLLLDIVPRDLSDKEKSDPRARNRIAAENLKATIKSKPALFFHPSNARLVSVGNIEDDLAKLEGCDLIVEAIIERLDIKRSFFEKLDAVIDDDTIVASNTSGLRIKDMVEGRDEQFRKNFLVMHFFNPVRYMKLLELVPGPDTDPAVMERVARFGRDELGKGIVVGKDTPNFVGNRIGVHSMMTTIHQMVEDGLLPEDVDAITGPPMGHPKSASFRTADLVGLDTFVHVAKNCVESLPDDEERDVFEVPSFIEGMVEKKILGNKTRGGFYKKTKAGIETLDLETLEYRPKGGDADIKKAAKAIGKIPDPAARVKKLVATEGKVGDFAWKVLSKSLAYAARRIGEITDDVDAIDDAMKWGYNWELGPFETWDALGFAETVERMQKDGVALPESVLKMKASGASGFYREDGAVYDLQKGDYVSREEDPRNVTWPQMTSGKTPVFKTDGGKGFDLGDGILGVSFSTPYNTIDTGSIDALWKAADEAEKNFQGIVVFNEGQNFCVGANLGSVVMASMNKQWSDIETMVDRYQGATQRLKYAKVPVVAAPFGMTLGGGLELCFACDAVQAAAETYSGLVEVGVGLIPGGAGNLNMLWRALEGFPEGMTVNTYDAVTQVFKNIAMASVATSAVEAQHKGYFRWSDGVSFDRARQLHEAKQKAVGMATSGYHPPAPRAYKLPGDSGIATLEMMVDTLLAGGYATPHDGTIAKKLAVVLCGGRGGATHEVTEQEMLDLEKEVFVSLCGEQKSIERMQHMLTTNKPLRN; this is encoded by the coding sequence ATCAGCCCCCCCGTACGGGGGCTTGCGGATGGAGCCGTTCGCCCCGAGGCTTTCGGGCGCCAACCTTTCCGGCCCAGCTTCCCGCTGGGACCGCACCGCCATCATACGAGAAGCGTCACGGACGCAGGGAGAAGGACCTCGATGACCAAGCCGATCCGGCGCGTGGGTGTCGTCGGGTCCGGCGTCATGGGCAGCGGCATCGCCGCGCACATGGCCAACGCCGGGCTCGAAGTGCTCTTGCTCGACATCGTCCCCCGGGACCTGAGCGACAAAGAGAAGAGCGACCCGAGAGCCCGCAACCGCATCGCCGCCGAGAACCTGAAGGCGACGATCAAGTCCAAGCCCGCCCTCTTCTTTCACCCCTCGAACGCGCGACTGGTCTCGGTCGGCAACATCGAGGACGACCTCGCCAAGCTCGAGGGCTGCGACCTCATCGTCGAGGCCATCATCGAGCGGCTCGACATCAAGCGCAGCTTCTTCGAGAAGCTCGACGCGGTCATCGACGACGACACCATCGTCGCCTCGAACACGAGCGGCCTGCGCATCAAGGACATGGTCGAGGGGCGCGACGAGCAGTTCCGCAAGAACTTCCTCGTGATGCACTTCTTCAACCCCGTCCGGTACATGAAGCTGCTCGAGCTCGTGCCCGGGCCCGACACCGATCCCGCGGTGATGGAGCGCGTGGCCCGGTTCGGCCGCGACGAGCTCGGCAAGGGCATCGTGGTCGGCAAGGACACGCCGAACTTCGTGGGCAACCGCATCGGCGTGCACTCGATGATGACCACCATCCACCAGATGGTGGAAGACGGCTTGCTCCCCGAGGACGTCGACGCCATCACGGGCCCGCCGATGGGTCACCCCAAGAGCGCGTCGTTCCGCACGGCGGATCTGGTCGGCCTCGACACCTTCGTGCACGTGGCCAAGAACTGCGTCGAGTCCCTCCCCGACGACGAGGAGCGAGACGTCTTCGAGGTCCCGAGCTTCATCGAGGGCATGGTCGAGAAGAAGATCCTCGGCAACAAGACGCGCGGCGGCTTCTACAAGAAGACCAAGGCCGGCATCGAGACGCTCGACCTCGAGACCCTCGAGTACCGCCCCAAGGGCGGCGACGCGGACATCAAGAAGGCCGCCAAGGCCATCGGCAAGATCCCGGACCCCGCGGCGCGCGTGAAGAAGCTCGTCGCGACCGAGGGCAAGGTCGGCGACTTCGCGTGGAAGGTGCTCAGCAAGAGCCTCGCCTACGCGGCGCGCCGGATCGGGGAGATCACCGACGACGTCGACGCGATCGATGACGCGATGAAGTGGGGCTACAACTGGGAGCTCGGCCCGTTCGAGACCTGGGACGCCCTCGGCTTCGCCGAGACGGTCGAGCGGATGCAGAAGGACGGCGTCGCGCTGCCCGAGTCCGTGCTGAAGATGAAGGCGTCCGGCGCGAGCGGCTTCTACCGCGAGGACGGCGCGGTCTACGACCTCCAGAAGGGCGACTACGTGTCGCGCGAGGAGGACCCGCGCAACGTCACCTGGCCGCAGATGACGAGCGGCAAGACGCCGGTGTTCAAGACCGACGGCGGCAAGGGCTTCGACCTCGGCGACGGCATCCTCGGGGTCTCTTTCAGCACGCCCTACAACACCATCGACACCGGCTCGATCGACGCGCTCTGGAAGGCCGCCGACGAGGCCGAGAAGAACTTCCAGGGCATCGTCGTCTTCAACGAGGGCCAGAACTTCTGCGTCGGGGCGAACCTCGGCTCGGTCGTGATGGCGTCGATGAACAAGCAGTGGTCGGACATCGAGACGATGGTCGACCGCTACCAGGGCGCGACCCAGCGGCTGAAGTACGCGAAGGTGCCGGTCGTGGCGGCGCCCTTCGGCATGACGCTCGGCGGCGGGCTCGAGCTCTGCTTCGCGTGTGACGCGGTGCAGGCGGCGGCCGAGACCTACTCCGGTCTGGTCGAGGTCGGCGTCGGGCTCATCCCGGGCGGCGCGGGCAACCTCAACATGCTCTGGCGCGCGCTCGAGGGCTTCCCCGAGGGCATGACCGTCAACACCTACGACGCCGTCACGCAGGTCTTCAAGAACATCGCGATGGCGAGCGTGGCGACCAGCGCGGTCGAGGCCCAGCACAAGGGCTACTTCCGCTGGAGCGACGGCGTGAGCTTCGATCGCGCGCGACAGCTCCACGAGGCCAAGCAGAAGGCGGTGGGCATGGCGACGAGCGGCTACCACCCGCCCGCGCCGCGGGCCTACAAGCTGCCCGGCGACAGCGGCATCGCG
- a CDS encoding inositol monophosphatase family protein: MSDSDPAFDLDRIGGRKALVGLIDTVLASGEEAMKLYRAGVANRTKKKPDRSPVTEADEAVERRLSKHLRARYPEAGFLGEETGASGPENSGMRWVVDPIDGTRAFIRGIPTWSILVGLEAEGEPVVGIAYMPAADDLYVAVKGDGARGNGRPLAVSEIDTVAEATVTHGALSQFTDLQLGHLLPRLGQETYTQRGFADFDGYRQLVLGRCDAMIDPGVAPWDICAAAVIVREAGGRLTSVGGEDTIYGGGAVASNGHLHDPLLALLARPDEG; the protein is encoded by the coding sequence ATGAGCGACTCGGATCCCGCGTTCGATCTCGACCGCATCGGAGGCCGAAAGGCCCTCGTCGGGCTCATCGACACCGTGCTCGCCTCGGGCGAGGAGGCCATGAAGCTCTACCGAGCGGGGGTGGCCAACCGGACCAAGAAGAAGCCCGACCGCAGCCCCGTGACCGAGGCCGACGAGGCGGTCGAGCGCCGGCTCTCGAAGCACCTCCGCGCCCGCTATCCGGAGGCCGGCTTCCTGGGGGAGGAGACCGGCGCGTCGGGCCCCGAAAACTCGGGCATGCGCTGGGTCGTCGACCCCATCGACGGCACCCGCGCGTTCATCCGGGGGATCCCGACCTGGTCGATCCTGGTGGGGCTCGAGGCCGAGGGAGAGCCGGTCGTGGGCATCGCCTACATGCCCGCCGCGGACGACCTCTACGTGGCGGTCAAGGGCGACGGAGCGCGCGGCAACGGCCGGCCGCTCGCGGTCTCCGAGATCGACACCGTCGCCGAGGCGACGGTCACACACGGAGCGCTCTCCCAGTTCACCGATCTGCAGCTCGGGCACCTGCTGCCGCGCCTGGGACAGGAGACGTACACCCAGCGCGGCTTCGCGGACTTCGACGGCTACCGACAGCTGGTGCTCGGGCGCTGCGACGCGATGATCGACCCGGGGGTGGCGCCCTGGGACATCTGCGCCGCGGCGGTGATCGTGCGGGAGGCGGGCGGGCGGCTCACGTCGGTCGGCGGCGAGGACACGATCTACGGCGGCGGCGCGGTGGCCTCGAACGGCCACCTCCACGACCCGCTGCTCGCGCTCCTGGCGCGGCCAGACGAGGGCTGA
- a CDS encoding AAA family ATPase has protein sequence MFDAHIPMDRRFALAAGVPLPDRADGAALFADISGFTGLMERQVERAGRQGAEEVARILSRVFDALLRELHRCGGSVIGFAGDAMTCWLDDAGPGPEGLAALRASHVGLAMQRALAELALEEPLELKVSIASGQVRRFLVGDPEHLRLDALAGAPLERMAAGDDVARPGDVVIDRETRERLGERARTEAPGRAEQGEGRARLVGLEGSFVPTPWGAPPRLTESVAAPFVRAGLREHVAMDRALLGDLRLACPVFCRADGIRYEDEGAGEELDALVRWAQSTAASFGGSVHELTIGDKGTYLYLVFGAPTSFPDDPRRAVAAAAVLAASPPPGVQTQLGVSRGRVYAGICGGESRHSYAVMGAEVNVAARLMSRAAPGCVVVTERVRAHTAGTHRYSPLGEVPLRGHARPLPLHRLEGEREPRRATEAERPVGRAAELERAHGLIDQVGSGARRVCVIEGEPGVGKSLLANAVVRDAVERGFAPVVGAAESVTMSTAWRAWRPALIEIFEVRDVLRDRGALRGRVLERMDRWGGEALTARAPLLNALLPLGLEDTELTRYMSEGVRGDNTLELLLQLVEARRAREQPLLLVLDDAHWADASSWRLLERCADELERALILVITRPLDARDRAMIPGSCLELLADPSTARISLGSLDGDAGRRLIGQTLGASDVPDELVRYVEAQTQGHPFFTVELTRALRDAGLVKVNGVTRLSGPLEGADFPDSIEGVITSRIDRLAPAHQQVIKVAAVVGRRFEVQVVEAALPDGTARASSAEALARMEELQLTHPSRATSEDEAWEFRQVITQQVAYERLLFAQRRDLHRTLARFYEARHAEDLSGQYALLAHHYERAEDAQRAVDYLERAGHQALELGAFRECVRFFERAEALAGGGLDRRRYARWQFSVSRAWYRMGDLRESREAAERAVAILDRPIPSGARLVAAIADEFARQVRHRWFPASYYDTASDEEREDLRSAVRLYMNLSEVYYLASLPGPSLYSAVRLVNVAERAGPSEVLVEAYGVVSIIAGLVGRHGWADLYARRARELAEHIDTPTARASIRHQSSLYHAAIGAFDRVREDEREASAIYRRLGDIGRLRDALGLLGTSEYLAGRDDEARRVLTELLETQRGDEVFVQKIWGAGWLGALALRRGDLAEAEQFLKQSVKLLDSNTVGLMEIPVLGMLALTAHRLGEDGEARTLAARTLGLIDETKGRPSGHIALDGYVAIAELYRTWGEVEKAAHAAKLLRVFAKAFPIGEPAEAIHSGLLARRAGRKRAAKKAWTRGLRAAERLGMAHERAELERLLSEV, from the coding sequence GTGTTCGACGCGCACATCCCGATGGACCGCAGGTTCGCCCTCGCGGCTGGCGTCCCGCTCCCTGATCGGGCCGACGGCGCCGCGCTGTTCGCCGACATCTCCGGCTTCACGGGGCTGATGGAGCGGCAGGTCGAGCGCGCGGGCCGGCAGGGCGCCGAGGAGGTGGCGCGCATCCTCAGCCGCGTCTTCGACGCGCTGCTCCGGGAGCTCCATCGCTGCGGCGGGAGCGTCATCGGCTTCGCCGGGGACGCGATGACCTGCTGGCTGGACGACGCCGGGCCGGGCCCCGAGGGGCTCGCGGCGCTGCGCGCGAGCCACGTCGGGCTCGCGATGCAGCGCGCGCTGGCCGAGCTCGCGCTCGAAGAGCCGCTCGAGCTCAAGGTGTCCATCGCCAGCGGTCAGGTGCGGCGTTTCCTCGTCGGCGACCCCGAGCACCTCCGGCTCGACGCGCTCGCGGGCGCCCCCCTCGAGCGCATGGCCGCGGGCGACGACGTGGCGCGTCCCGGGGACGTCGTGATCGACCGAGAGACGCGTGAGCGCCTCGGGGAGCGCGCGCGCACCGAGGCGCCGGGACGGGCCGAGCAGGGCGAAGGGCGCGCGCGCCTCGTCGGCCTCGAGGGCTCCTTCGTACCCACCCCCTGGGGCGCGCCGCCCCGGTTGACCGAGTCGGTCGCCGCGCCCTTCGTGCGGGCCGGGCTCCGCGAGCACGTCGCGATGGACCGGGCGCTGCTCGGTGACCTGCGTCTGGCGTGCCCGGTGTTCTGTCGCGCGGACGGGATCCGGTATGAAGACGAGGGCGCGGGCGAGGAGCTGGACGCGCTCGTCCGCTGGGCACAGTCGACGGCGGCGAGCTTCGGCGGGTCGGTCCACGAGCTGACGATCGGTGACAAGGGGACGTACCTCTATCTCGTCTTCGGCGCGCCGACCTCGTTCCCCGACGACCCGCGGCGGGCGGTGGCCGCGGCGGCGGTGCTCGCCGCGTCTCCCCCGCCCGGCGTGCAGACGCAGCTCGGGGTGAGCCGGGGCCGTGTGTACGCGGGGATCTGCGGGGGAGAGTCGCGACACAGCTACGCCGTCATGGGCGCGGAGGTGAACGTCGCGGCGCGCCTGATGAGCCGCGCCGCGCCCGGGTGTGTCGTCGTCACCGAGCGCGTGCGCGCCCACACCGCGGGCACGCATCGCTACTCGCCGCTCGGCGAGGTCCCGCTCCGGGGGCACGCGCGACCGCTGCCGCTCCATCGGCTCGAGGGGGAGCGCGAGCCCAGGCGCGCGACGGAGGCGGAGCGGCCCGTGGGGAGGGCGGCGGAGCTCGAGCGGGCCCACGGGCTGATCGACCAGGTGGGCTCGGGAGCGCGGCGGGTGTGCGTCATCGAAGGCGAGCCCGGCGTGGGCAAGTCGCTCCTCGCGAACGCGGTCGTGCGTGACGCGGTGGAGCGCGGGTTCGCGCCGGTGGTGGGCGCCGCGGAGAGCGTCACCATGTCGACCGCGTGGCGCGCGTGGCGTCCGGCGCTGATCGAGATCTTCGAGGTCCGAGACGTGCTCCGCGACCGCGGCGCGCTCCGCGGCCGCGTGCTGGAGCGGATGGATCGCTGGGGCGGCGAGGCGCTCACGGCGCGCGCCCCGCTGCTCAACGCTCTGTTGCCGCTCGGTCTCGAGGACACGGAGCTGACCCGCTACATGAGCGAGGGGGTCCGCGGCGACAACACCCTCGAGCTGCTCCTGCAGCTCGTGGAGGCGCGTCGCGCCAGAGAGCAGCCCTTGCTGCTGGTGCTCGACGACGCGCACTGGGCCGACGCGTCTTCGTGGCGACTCCTGGAGCGCTGCGCCGACGAGCTGGAGCGCGCGCTGATCCTCGTGATCACGCGCCCGCTCGACGCGCGCGACCGGGCGATGATCCCCGGCTCGTGTCTGGAGCTGCTCGCGGACCCTTCCACGGCGCGCATCTCGCTCGGGAGCCTCGACGGCGACGCGGGCCGGCGGCTGATCGGGCAGACGCTGGGCGCGTCCGACGTGCCGGACGAGCTCGTTCGCTACGTCGAGGCGCAGACCCAGGGGCACCCGTTCTTCACCGTCGAGCTGACGCGCGCGCTGCGCGACGCGGGCCTCGTGAAGGTCAACGGCGTCACGCGCCTGAGCGGCCCGCTCGAGGGCGCCGACTTCCCCGACTCGATCGAGGGCGTCATCACGAGCCGCATCGATCGGCTGGCCCCCGCGCACCAGCAGGTGATCAAGGTGGCGGCGGTGGTGGGGCGGCGCTTCGAGGTGCAGGTGGTCGAGGCGGCGCTGCCCGACGGAACCGCGCGCGCGTCGTCGGCCGAGGCCTTGGCGCGGATGGAAGAGCTGCAGCTGACGCATCCGTCGCGCGCGACGAGCGAGGACGAGGCGTGGGAGTTCCGCCAGGTGATCACCCAGCAGGTCGCGTACGAGCGGCTCCTCTTCGCCCAGCGGAGAGACCTGCACCGCACCCTCGCGCGCTTCTACGAGGCCCGTCACGCCGAGGACCTCTCCGGGCAATACGCGCTCCTCGCGCACCACTACGAGCGCGCCGAGGACGCCCAGCGCGCGGTCGACTACCTGGAGCGCGCGGGGCACCAGGCCCTGGAGCTCGGCGCCTTCCGGGAGTGCGTGCGCTTCTTCGAGCGCGCCGAGGCGCTGGCGGGGGGCGGCCTGGATCGCAGGCGCTACGCGCGGTGGCAGTTCAGCGTGTCGCGCGCCTGGTACCGCATGGGGGACCTGCGCGAGAGCCGCGAGGCGGCGGAGCGCGCCGTGGCGATCCTCGATCGACCGATCCCGAGCGGGGCCCGGCTGGTCGCCGCCATCGCCGACGAATTCGCGCGCCAGGTCCGCCACCGCTGGTTCCCGGCGAGCTACTACGACACCGCGTCGGACGAGGAGCGCGAGGACCTGCGCAGCGCCGTGCGGCTCTACATGAACCTCTCCGAGGTCTACTACCTCGCGAGCCTGCCGGGGCCGAGCCTGTACAGCGCCGTTCGACTGGTCAACGTCGCGGAGCGGGCGGGGCCCTCCGAGGTCCTGGTCGAGGCCTACGGGGTCGTCTCGATCATCGCGGGCCTGGTCGGGCGCCACGGCTGGGCCGATCTCTACGCGCGCCGCGCGCGCGAGCTGGCCGAGCACATCGACACGCCCACGGCGCGCGCGAGCATCCGGCACCAGTCGAGCCTCTACCACGCGGCGATCGGCGCCTTCGACCGCGTGCGCGAGGACGAGCGAGAGGCCTCGGCCATCTATCGGCGCCTGGGCGACATCGGGCGGCTGCGTGACGCGCTGGGGCTGCTGGGGACGAGCGAGTACCTGGCCGGGCGCGACGACGAGGCGCGCCGGGTGCTGACCGAGCTGCTCGAGACGCAGCGTGGTGACGAGGTCTTCGTGCAGAAGATCTGGGGCGCTGGCTGGCTGGGCGCGCTCGCGCTCCGGCGCGGTGACCTCGCGGAGGCGGAGCAGTTCCTCAAGCAGTCGGTCAAGCTGCTCGACTCCAACACCGTCGGGCTCATGGAGATCCCCGTGCTCGGTATGCTCGCGCTCACCGCGCACCGCCTCGGCGAAGACGGCGAGGCGCGGACGCTCGCTGCGCGCACGCTCGGCCTGATCGACGAGACCAAGGGGCGCCCGAGCGGCCACATCGCGCTCGACGGCTACGTCGCGATCGCGGAGCTCTACCGAACGTGGGGCGAGGTGGAGAAGGCGGCCCACGCGGCGAAGCTGCTCCGCGTGTTCGCCAAGGCGTTCCCCATCGGCGAGCCGGCCGAGGCGATTCACAGCGGTCTCCTCGCGAGGCGCGCCGGCCGCAAGCGCGCCGCGAAGAAGGCGTGGACCCGAGGCCTGCGCGCCGCGGAGCGGCTGGGGATGGCGCACGAACGCGCGGAGCTCGAGCGGCTGTTGTCGGAGGTGTGA
- a CDS encoding DUF5995 family protein: MGWDFPREIHTMKESIEVLDDLIGWGQREESPIGYFAALYRKVGWAIEAALQAGKFEHPDTLVKLDVVFFNRYLEALHLWHTGEGASAPWQIAFDATRDEKLIVLQHLSMAMNAHIDLDLGVATADVVPEEDLLAFRKDFDTMNAVLASLMHDVENDMGLIFALLKPINCLFGPEEDGILDLSMDEVRARAWANCLRLSRLEGEARAEAIERLAASTATLSCIIRDPGPLGSLAVQWIRRRESGDVAQKIEDLTK; encoded by the coding sequence ATGGGCTGGGACTTCCCGCGAGAGATCCACACGATGAAGGAGTCGATCGAGGTCCTCGACGACCTGATCGGCTGGGGCCAGCGGGAGGAGAGCCCCATCGGCTACTTCGCCGCGCTCTATCGCAAGGTCGGCTGGGCCATCGAAGCCGCGCTGCAGGCGGGGAAATTCGAGCACCCCGACACGCTCGTGAAGCTCGACGTGGTGTTCTTCAATCGCTACCTCGAAGCCCTCCATCTCTGGCACACCGGAGAGGGGGCGAGCGCGCCCTGGCAGATCGCGTTCGACGCGACGCGGGACGAGAAGCTCATCGTGCTCCAGCACCTCTCGATGGCGATGAACGCGCACATCGATCTGGACCTCGGCGTGGCGACCGCGGACGTGGTGCCCGAAGAAGACTTGCTCGCGTTTCGCAAGGACTTCGACACGATGAACGCGGTCCTCGCCTCGCTCATGCACGACGTCGAGAACGACATGGGGCTCATCTTCGCCCTGTTGAAGCCCATCAACTGTCTCTTCGGCCCCGAGGAAGACGGCATCCTCGATCTGTCGATGGACGAGGTGCGGGCGCGCGCGTGGGCCAACTGCCTGCGCCTCTCGCGGCTCGAAGGCGAGGCGCGCGCCGAGGCGATCGAACGCCTGGCGGCCAGCACGGCCACGCTCTCGTGCATCATCCGCGATCCGGGTCCCTTGGGGAGCCTGGCCGTGCAATGGATCCGGCGACGCGAATCCGGTGACGTCGCCCAGAAGATCGAGGACCTGACGAAATGA
- a CDS encoding NAD(P)-binding protein — translation MSKRRIAILGSGQAALTAATQMTDPRNPAAKDLELTVYQLGWRLGGKGAAGRNVDPAGKYRVEEHGLHNWFGFYDNSFRQIRDVYGELSRPPDAPLASWKEAFIPEWEAVFVERVKGRQTFWKIENPINAEEPGSGGLLLPLWEYVLMGLEMISGHHLALTGVSLRGIELSAPTRDLVERVRKLGVSVGAPSDPAHGILKLAHALARQSLKHVDNPHAAEHEAHAEGSIFSRAVHALTDEVEKVVEDLVGAVVGPVVQLVLELLRAYMWTMWEVLKDELDDDDVRRFWIMANFVYAIVVGCIRDGVLTHGFTVINDVNFRDWVAKHAYPDGGLTVDSVIMRAVYDSSFAYVDGDSRDGPGGAFPPKAQYEAGTALQGMVRAALTYKGAFGYKFAASTADTCYAPMYEVLKKRGVKFRFFHRVLALKPGASASDPIGEIELYRQVDLADDRDEYEPLFDVKGLPCWPSQPLWDQLEDGAALRQSGVDFEHPQRELDPSRKITLKLGEDFDDVVLGISVAALPNLCGGLFELSERWRRMRDHVRTTRTMALQLWSKKTASEMGWPNMGRPMTSFSYDEANYLNVWGDLSDLVPMEGWTSTPIAWDRGGPRTIDEAWPQNVAYFTTAMLDDPKVSPHELHQDWAKCHAEVRAVAVKMCDQALTRIWPSTNVGTEAEPRFDWSVLVDAREHAPSGLLRIDSQYIRANVSPTERYVLSVPGSTKHRLQAHDDAEFPNLYLAGDWTWCGINAGCMEAATMSGMLCSLAATGYPKRDAIIGVDF, via the coding sequence ATGAGCAAGCGACGCATCGCGATCCTCGGGAGCGGCCAGGCCGCGCTCACCGCGGCGACCCAGATGACCGATCCCCGCAACCCGGCGGCGAAGGACCTCGAGCTGACCGTCTATCAGCTCGGGTGGCGGCTCGGAGGGAAGGGCGCGGCGGGGCGCAACGTCGACCCCGCGGGGAAGTATCGGGTCGAGGAGCACGGGCTCCACAACTGGTTCGGCTTCTACGACAACTCCTTCCGGCAGATCCGCGACGTGTACGGCGAGCTGAGCCGGCCTCCGGACGCGCCGCTCGCGAGCTGGAAGGAGGCGTTCATCCCGGAGTGGGAGGCGGTCTTCGTCGAGCGCGTGAAGGGCCGGCAGACGTTCTGGAAGATCGAGAACCCCATCAACGCCGAGGAGCCGGGCAGCGGCGGGCTGCTCCTGCCGCTCTGGGAGTACGTGCTGATGGGGCTCGAGATGATCTCGGGGCACCACCTCGCGCTGACCGGGGTGTCGCTCCGGGGGATCGAGCTCTCCGCCCCCACGCGTGATCTCGTCGAGCGGGTGCGCAAGCTCGGCGTGAGCGTGGGCGCGCCGAGCGACCCGGCGCACGGCATCCTGAAGCTGGCGCACGCTCTGGCGCGGCAGTCGCTGAAGCACGTCGACAACCCCCACGCGGCCGAGCACGAGGCGCACGCGGAGGGCTCCATCTTCTCCCGCGCCGTGCACGCGCTGACGGACGAGGTCGAGAAGGTCGTCGAGGATCTCGTCGGCGCGGTGGTCGGCCCGGTGGTGCAGCTCGTGCTGGAGCTCCTCCGCGCCTACATGTGGACGATGTGGGAGGTCCTGAAGGACGAGCTGGACGACGACGACGTCCGCCGCTTCTGGATCATGGCCAACTTCGTCTACGCGATCGTGGTGGGATGTATTCGGGATGGCGTGTTGACGCACGGCTTCACCGTGATCAACGACGTGAACTTCCGGGACTGGGTCGCGAAGCACGCCTACCCGGACGGCGGCCTCACGGTCGACTCCGTGATCATGCGCGCCGTGTACGACTCGTCCTTTGCGTATGTCGACGGCGACAGCCGAGACGGCCCCGGCGGCGCGTTCCCGCCCAAGGCGCAGTACGAGGCGGGCACCGCTCTGCAGGGGATGGTCCGCGCGGCGCTCACCTACAAGGGCGCCTTCGGCTACAAGTTCGCCGCCTCGACCGCCGACACCTGCTACGCGCCGATGTACGAGGTGTTGAAGAAGCGCGGCGTGAAGTTCCGCTTCTTCCACCGCGTGCTGGCATTGAAGCCCGGCGCGAGCGCGAGCGATCCCATCGGGGAGATCGAGCTCTACCGTCAGGTCGATCTCGCGGACGATCGGGACGAGTACGAGCCGCTCTTCGACGTGAAGGGCTTGCCCTGCTGGCCCTCCCAGCCTCTGTGGGACCAGCTCGAGGACGGCGCGGCGCTGCGGCAATCCGGGGTCGACTTCGAGCACCCGCAGCGCGAGCTGGATCCGTCGCGCAAGATCACGCTCAAGCTCGGGGAAGACTTCGACGACGTGGTGCTCGGCATCTCGGTCGCCGCGCTCCCGAACCTCTGCGGCGGTCTGTTCGAGTTGAGCGAGCGCTGGCGTCGGATGCGCGACCACGTGCGGACCACGCGCACGATGGCGCTGCAGCTCTGGTCGAAGAAGACCGCGTCGGAGATGGGCTGGCCGAACATGGGCCGGCCGATGACCTCCTTCAGCTACGACGAGGCGAACTACCTCAACGTGTGGGGCGACCTGAGCGATCTCGTCCCGATGGAGGGCTGGACGTCGACGCCGATCGCGTGGGACCGGGGAGGGCCACGGACGATCGACGAGGCGTGGCCTCAGAACGTCGCCTACTTCACCACCGCGATGCTCGACGACCCCAAGGTGTCCCCTCACGAGCTCCATCAAGACTGGGCGAAGTGCCACGCCGAGGTCCGCGCGGTCGCGGTGAAGATGTGCGATCAGGCCCTGACGCGGATCTGGCCCTCCACGAACGTCGGCACCGAGGCCGAGCCCCGCTTCGACTGGTCGGTCCTCGTCGACGCGCGCGAGCACGCCCCGTCCGGCCTGCTTCGCATCGACAGCCAGTACATCCGCGCGAACGTCTCGCCGACCGAGCGATACGTCTTGTCGGTTCCCGGGAGCACGAAGCATCGCCTGCAGGCGCACGACGACGCGGAGTTCCCGAACCTGTACCTCGCCGGCGACTGGACCTGGTGCGGCATCAACGCGGGCTGCATGGAGGCCGCGACGATGAGCGGCATGCTCTGCTCGCTCGCGGCGACGGGCTACCCGAAGCGAGACGCGATCATCGGCGTCGACTTCTGA